A genomic segment from Candidatus Kryptoniota bacterium encodes:
- the pfkA gene encoding 6-phosphofructokinase, which produces MKRIAVLTSGGDAPGMNAAIRSVVRVGIDTNKEVYGVNHGFLGLVAGNFVPLGARDVSGTLEKGGSFLGSARCPEFKTEDGQLKALHVLREHKIEGLVVIGGNGSQTGSYALTRRGFPVVGIASTIDNDLYGSEITIGVDTALNVILEAIDRLKVTASSHERAFVIEVMGRDCGYLALMAGIAGGAEAVIIPEVETDPDAVAAEIRSAYERGKTHAIVVAAEGAKYNATRLEAYFRENHERIGFDLRVTILGHVQRGGTPSAFDRILASRFGEAAVHAFDEGDAGVLVGLVNDEIVKTPLSEVVSKKKALSPRIVKLAEVLAK; this is translated from the coding sequence ATGAAGAGAATTGCTGTACTCACAAGCGGTGGCGATGCTCCCGGCATGAATGCCGCCATTCGTTCTGTTGTACGGGTGGGCATCGACACGAACAAGGAAGTATACGGAGTAAACCACGGCTTCTTGGGCCTCGTGGCCGGAAATTTCGTCCCACTGGGTGCCCGCGATGTGAGCGGCACTCTGGAAAAGGGAGGATCGTTTCTCGGGAGCGCTCGCTGCCCCGAATTCAAGACCGAAGACGGCCAGTTGAAAGCTCTCCATGTGCTTCGCGAACATAAGATAGAAGGACTCGTCGTGATAGGCGGGAACGGTTCCCAGACCGGATCGTACGCTCTTACCAGAAGAGGATTCCCCGTCGTGGGAATTGCATCCACTATAGACAACGACCTTTACGGTTCGGAGATAACGATCGGCGTCGATACCGCGCTCAACGTTATCCTCGAAGCGATAGATCGCCTGAAAGTCACCGCATCATCTCACGAGAGGGCGTTCGTAATTGAGGTGATGGGACGCGATTGCGGATATCTTGCGCTCATGGCAGGCATCGCAGGGGGAGCCGAGGCCGTCATAATCCCGGAAGTCGAAACGGACCCCGATGCCGTGGCAGCTGAAATAAGGTCGGCTTATGAGAGAGGGAAGACACACGCAATTGTCGTCGCGGCGGAAGGCGCAAAATATAATGCTACCAGGCTCGAGGCATATTTCAGGGAGAATCACGAGCGAATCGGATTCGACCTAAGGGTCACGATACTCGGTCATGTCCAGCGCGGTGGAACGCCCAGCGCCTTCGACAGGATACTTGCATCGCGGTTTGGTGAAGCGGCCGTGCATGCCTTCGACGAGGGAGATGCGGGAGTCCTCGTGGGACTCGTGAACGACGAGATCGTCAAGACGCCTCTGTCGGAAGTGGTCAGCAAAAAGAAGGCGCTCAGCCCTCGGATCGTAAAACTCGCGGAGGTCCTCGCAAAGTAG
- a CDS encoding LamG-like jellyroll fold domain-containing protein codes for MKKMVNLFNYLSINFLLVLFFAHPSSSSAQQVTILTISQMPNLPAQYVMRNWKGVARGYDSLVFNPGASGRYLPLVMTGLGTENYPGQARFGLYTVVGPTASTGTDEAINCIPAVIGASLAGADKSSQFGYDWSQMCEEWFNKSNGQNIYKNGYDDQTNDDFWYETMPNVFFYELNYLYPHLQNFDSQFVSVANQFTRAVAAMGGATTPWQQPNINHEGFDFLRMLPVDISGSGVSWREPESAGAIGWILYNAYVVTGNTRYRVGAELSMEALNQFPSNPAYELQLSYGAYTAARMNAEIGTGYDVEKIVNWLFTQSVERPWGTITGNWGGYPVDGLVGATDDPTGYAFAMNTFEQIGCLVPLVRYDPRFAAAIGKWVLNASNSARLFYPKYLPAANQDSSYNWAMQYDTSSFIAHEAIHQQNPANGKISPYASGDAITGGWGLTTLALYGSSHVGILGGIIDTTNVNGILRLDLLKTDYYHDNAYPSFLYYNPDSTAQTVNIDVGTGEHDVYDAVSKATVLSSVTGSTSFSISPTSAIVAVIIPPGLAPTYDHDKMLVGGIVVDYHSGHGAANLPPRIKALAAGSATLALGDSVKIYCTASDLDGDQLTFAWQSNGGLIEGNSATITWKAPDTAGVYIVHCQVDDGHGLQDTATVWITVVARINSNPIILGIDGDPRVVNIGGEIQLTCHATDPDHDTLTYTWGASSGSVSGIDSTRTWTAPLMTGYFYVACTVRDGYGGTAMDSLGILVQDFSKPQTGKLVASYPFDNGSANDVSGNNNNGSKFYVTSDSDRFGVPDGEFYFDGTTSYIEVSNTTSLNFQNAITVSFWMKIAQIFSREEYPISHNKWNRWKVSISNGRLRWSITTSAGVSDLDSDSPVIADSLYFVTVIYDGSAMEIFLNGNLNAYAPWSGLLATTNINLMIGAVYPGDNTVSYYGSLDDIRISDYAIPFDDIRNLFVTGVRDRVVNQLPKSFALHQNYPNPFNPSTTIDYDVPTSSHVLLVVYDVLGRRVNTLVDARLQPGRYSVVFNTSGLSSGVYFYVVRAGAFSTSRSMMLIK; via the coding sequence ATGAAGAAGATGGTTAATCTTTTCAATTATTTATCGATCAATTTTCTGCTAGTTCTATTTTTCGCCCATCCAAGCTCGTCAAGCGCACAACAGGTGACAATTCTGACCATCAGTCAAATGCCGAATCTGCCTGCGCAATATGTAATGAGAAATTGGAAGGGGGTTGCGCGCGGATATGATTCTCTTGTATTCAATCCCGGCGCTTCGGGCCGCTACCTCCCTCTCGTGATGACCGGATTGGGCACTGAGAATTATCCGGGCCAGGCCCGATTCGGATTGTACACTGTGGTAGGACCGACTGCGAGCACCGGGACGGATGAAGCAATCAACTGCATTCCTGCCGTGATCGGCGCCTCCCTGGCAGGTGCCGACAAGTCCAGCCAATTCGGATATGATTGGTCCCAGATGTGCGAGGAATGGTTCAACAAATCGAACGGACAGAATATTTACAAGAACGGATACGATGATCAGACTAATGACGACTTCTGGTATGAGACAATGCCAAATGTCTTTTTTTATGAGCTTAACTACTTGTACCCGCACTTGCAAAACTTCGACAGCCAATTTGTATCAGTGGCAAATCAATTTACCAGAGCGGTTGCCGCAATGGGTGGAGCGACGACGCCATGGCAGCAGCCGAATATTAATCATGAGGGATTCGATTTTTTAAGGATGCTCCCCGTCGATATTTCGGGTAGCGGTGTTTCATGGAGGGAGCCCGAATCCGCAGGAGCTATCGGATGGATCCTTTATAATGCATATGTCGTTACCGGTAATACCAGGTACAGGGTCGGCGCCGAACTGTCGATGGAGGCATTGAACCAATTTCCATCCAATCCCGCTTATGAGCTGCAACTCTCTTACGGCGCCTACACCGCTGCGCGGATGAATGCCGAGATTGGAACGGGATATGACGTCGAGAAAATTGTGAACTGGCTCTTTACACAGAGCGTTGAACGACCCTGGGGGACGATTACCGGAAACTGGGGAGGATATCCTGTCGACGGCTTGGTTGGAGCGACGGACGATCCGACAGGATATGCATTTGCAATGAACACTTTTGAACAAATCGGATGTTTGGTCCCACTTGTCAGGTACGATCCAAGATTTGCAGCCGCGATAGGCAAGTGGGTCCTCAATGCATCGAACTCCGCACGCCTTTTCTACCCAAAGTACTTGCCTGCCGCTAATCAGGATTCCAGTTACAATTGGGCGATGCAGTACGATACGAGCTCGTTTATCGCACATGAGGCTATACATCAACAGAATCCGGCAAATGGAAAGATATCGCCCTACGCCTCCGGAGATGCAATCACAGGAGGGTGGGGGCTCACGACTCTGGCGCTGTACGGCTCGTCTCACGTGGGAATTTTGGGAGGCATCATAGATACGACGAACGTGAATGGAATCCTGCGGCTCGATCTATTGAAGACCGACTACTACCATGATAATGCTTACCCCTCGTTCCTATACTACAATCCGGACTCAACAGCTCAGACTGTCAACATCGACGTGGGAACGGGCGAGCACGACGTGTACGATGCTGTTTCAAAGGCGACGGTCCTTAGCAGTGTAACCGGCTCCACTTCGTTTTCCATTTCGCCGACATCAGCGATTGTCGCGGTCATCATCCCACCGGGACTCGCGCCGACCTACGATCATGATAAGATGCTGGTCGGCGGCATCGTCGTTGACTACCATTCGGGTCACGGCGCCGCGAATCTGCCACCGCGTATCAAGGCGCTGGCTGCGGGGAGCGCAACCCTTGCGCTGGGCGACTCCGTGAAGATTTATTGCACTGCTTCCGATCTGGACGGAGATCAGCTGACATTTGCGTGGCAATCGAACGGCGGCCTGATAGAAGGGAACAGTGCTACCATAACTTGGAAAGCTCCGGATACGGCGGGAGTCTACATCGTACATTGCCAGGTGGACGACGGTCACGGCCTTCAGGATACTGCGACGGTGTGGATCACAGTGGTGGCACGAATCAACTCTAACCCGATTATTCTAGGCATCGATGGAGATCCAAGAGTCGTGAATATTGGGGGGGAAATACAACTGACATGTCACGCGACCGACCCCGACCATGATACGCTGACTTATACGTGGGGAGCTTCTTCGGGGAGCGTCAGCGGCATTGATTCTACACGCACCTGGACAGCCCCGCTTATGACAGGATACTTCTATGTGGCGTGTACGGTGAGAGACGGATATGGTGGTACGGCAATGGATAGCCTGGGAATACTTGTGCAGGATTTTTCAAAGCCGCAAACGGGGAAGCTTGTTGCCTCCTACCCCTTTGACAATGGAAGTGCAAACGATGTGAGCGGCAACAACAATAATGGATCCAAATTCTACGTGACGTCGGACAGCGATCGTTTTGGGGTCCCGGATGGTGAGTTCTACTTCGACGGTACTACAAGCTACATTGAGGTGTCGAATACCACGTCTTTGAATTTCCAGAATGCGATTACGGTGAGCTTCTGGATGAAGATCGCACAGATATTTTCTCGCGAAGAATATCCGATCTCTCACAATAAGTGGAACAGGTGGAAAGTATCAATCTCAAACGGCCGTCTGAGATGGAGCATCACAACCTCCGCGGGTGTAAGTGATCTTGATTCGGATTCTCCTGTGATTGCCGACAGTCTTTACTTCGTCACGGTTATTTACGATGGATCGGCGATGGAGATTTTCCTAAACGGAAATCTGAATGCGTACGCCCCGTGGTCCGGGCTGCTTGCCACGACGAACATCAACCTTATGATCGGTGCCGTGTATCCCGGAGATAATACGGTGAGTTACTATGGCTCTCTGGACGACATCAGGATATCTGATTATGCAATTCCCTTCGACGACATCAGGAATCTATTCGTGACCGGAGTTAGGGATCGTGTCGTCAATCAATTGCCTAAGTCATTTGCATTGCATCAGAATTATCCGAACCCATTCAATCCGAGCACGACAATTGATTACGACGTTCCGACATCGTCTCATGTTTTGCTGGTAGTTTATGACGTGCTTGGTCGAAGAGTGAATACACTGGTTGACGCAAGATTGCAGCCTGGAAGATACTCGGTAGTTTTCAATACAAGCGGTCTGTCGAGCGGTGTGTATTTTTATGTTGTCCGCGCTGGTGCATTTTCCACAAGCAGGTCTATGATGTTGATAAAGTAG
- a CDS encoding LacI family DNA-binding transcriptional regulator, with the protein MNQRRYTIKDVAKHAGVAVSTASLALNNKRYVSDSLKKKVQLAVEKLEYVPNRSARSLISKATGNIGFIVSEEHFSTAEPFYTRVFLGTEFAARQRDYYILLTTVPNKFLSSHLPRFVLERNVDGVILAGKISEAYAAAVTSSGIPAVVVDYDFKKTRMPAVNVDNKMGIGIAVEHLFGLGHTDIAFIGGDLAHPSIRLRLEGYRSAMERLGLKMNDALVSVDEPNTGVEDGYKALSKILDRKINFTAVVSCNDAVAIGAMRALKERSLSIPDDVSIVGFDDVELCEHVEPRLSSIGVPKEELGATALRILTQAIREGNHKISTVLIQPALVGRESTKQTLND; encoded by the coding sequence ATGAACCAGAGACGTTATACGATCAAAGACGTTGCGAAACATGCCGGCGTTGCTGTGAGTACCGCGTCTCTTGCGCTCAACAACAAAAGGTATGTCAGCGACAGTCTGAAAAAGAAAGTCCAGCTGGCGGTGGAGAAGCTGGAATACGTCCCCAATAGATCGGCACGATCTCTCATAAGTAAGGCTACAGGAAATATAGGCTTCATCGTCAGCGAAGAACACTTCTCAACTGCAGAGCCTTTTTATACAAGAGTCTTCCTCGGAACTGAATTCGCGGCACGGCAGAGAGATTACTACATCCTTCTTACCACGGTGCCCAACAAGTTCCTGTCGTCGCATCTCCCGAGATTTGTGCTGGAGAGAAACGTCGATGGAGTAATCCTCGCCGGAAAGATTAGCGAAGCATACGCTGCCGCCGTCACTTCAAGCGGAATACCGGCGGTGGTCGTCGACTACGATTTCAAGAAGACTCGCATGCCGGCAGTCAACGTCGATAACAAGATGGGGATTGGAATCGCTGTTGAGCATCTGTTCGGGTTGGGACATACTGACATCGCATTCATCGGCGGCGATCTTGCACATCCCTCCATCAGGCTCCGCCTGGAAGGTTATCGAAGCGCGATGGAAAGACTTGGTCTGAAAATGAACGATGCGCTCGTCTCTGTCGACGAACCGAACACAGGAGTTGAAGACGGTTACAAGGCGCTCTCGAAAATACTTGATAGGAAAATAAATTTCACCGCGGTGGTTTCGTGCAATGACGCAGTGGCGATTGGAGCAATGCGCGCATTGAAAGAACGAAGCCTCAGTATTCCTGATGATGTGTCGATTGTCGGATTCGATGATGTTGAATTGTGCGAGCACGTCGAACCTAGATTAAGCAGCATTGGAGTGCCGAAAGAAGAGCTTGGCGCGACCGCCCTCCGCATTCTCACGCAAGCCATTAGGGAAGGAAATCATAAGATCTCTACTGTCTTGATCCAGCCCGCACTTGTTGGGCGCGAATCTACGAAACAAACTCTAAACGACTAA
- a CDS encoding alcohol dehydrogenase catalytic domain-containing protein, translating to MRGLELDSKLNLSLVDKTDRQPRDREVIVRVVSSGICGTDNHIIKGESRVTLPVVLGHEFGGFVQDVGKSVRSLKRGDLVVVDPNIPCHSCAYCREGKFNLCSNLTAIGVDIDGGMSDVCIVPETQAYPVASSFDPTELPFVEPLSCVLHGLDRAAVRSGERVLVIGAGTIGLMFVMLLKEVAAELCIDEPNPVRSGKAATLGGRIKGADRSEYFDVVVECSGTVTGFADAIARVKRGGRVLVFGVAPRKAAASVWPNEIYARELTILGSYVNPSTFSRAVEIVSNKKISLSSFDVKAYKLNEFNDAFEASRSGRYSKVMFSLEERGLD from the coding sequence ATGCGCGGACTTGAACTCGACTCGAAGCTGAACCTGTCTCTCGTCGATAAGACAGACCGGCAGCCCAGGGACAGAGAAGTGATCGTGCGAGTCGTGTCAAGCGGAATTTGCGGAACCGATAACCACATTATCAAAGGTGAATCAAGAGTAACCCTCCCCGTTGTCCTCGGTCATGAGTTCGGCGGCTTTGTCCAGGATGTGGGCAAGAGTGTCCGCTCTCTGAAAAGGGGAGACCTCGTCGTCGTCGACCCTAACATACCCTGTCACTCCTGCGCGTATTGTCGCGAAGGCAAATTCAATCTGTGCAGCAACCTCACCGCGATTGGTGTGGACATCGACGGAGGGATGAGCGATGTCTGCATTGTGCCGGAAACGCAAGCTTACCCCGTCGCATCTTCATTCGATCCCACCGAACTTCCTTTCGTTGAACCTCTCTCGTGTGTGCTCCACGGCTTGGACAGGGCGGCTGTCAGGAGCGGAGAACGCGTCCTTGTTATCGGGGCGGGCACGATCGGCTTGATGTTTGTGATGTTATTGAAGGAAGTCGCAGCGGAGCTGTGCATCGATGAGCCTAATCCGGTCAGATCAGGGAAGGCGGCAACGCTGGGCGGGCGGATTAAGGGTGCAGACCGATCGGAGTACTTCGATGTCGTGGTAGAATGTTCGGGAACTGTCACCGGCTTCGCCGACGCGATTGCCAGGGTTAAGCGTGGGGGAAGAGTTCTGGTTTTCGGTGTCGCGCCGAGGAAGGCGGCTGCTTCTGTTTGGCCGAACGAGATCTACGCCAGGGAGCTTACAATATTGGGCTCATACGTGAACCCCAGTACATTCTCCAGAGCTGTTGAAATTGTTTCGAACAAGAAAATATCTCTCTCAAGCTTTGATGTGAAAGCGTACAAATTGAATGAATTCAACGATGCCTTTGAAGCATCACGGTCAGGTCGATATTCGAAAGTTATGTTCAGCCTGGAGGAGCGCGGTTTAGATTGA
- a CDS encoding PfkB family carbohydrate kinase codes for MKVICYGEVVIDLIAENRSTILPKVGGAPLNVAVGLRRLGARSLFVSSIGADWFGKLAIEYLDSNGVDHSLALRKSLATRLALIFHDKNNERSFEFSQGLAAENVLPDKELRSACSSGPGVFYYGSFPFAKGNSLNAFEKHVRRMRDAGTVTLFDPNLRLEIFTSPSDAIKKCRRLAAFADVVRLNVEELLHLMRLTNDYRNKKSLIRKAAAALAKKGPRAIFITDGSQGSYFFSAGEIEYCPAFAVDAVDTTGCGDAFTAAVIAEHLCTKKSVPMPDVLLFANAAGALAATKMGGGDSMPTRQSVEEFVKIRESNRGSSDVPRSFTSNHEQNHFSI; via the coding sequence TTGAAGGTTATTTGCTACGGTGAAGTTGTCATAGACCTGATAGCGGAAAATAGGAGCACTATACTGCCTAAGGTTGGCGGCGCCCCCCTGAACGTGGCTGTCGGCCTGAGAAGACTTGGCGCCAGGAGTCTTTTTGTCTCGAGCATCGGAGCGGATTGGTTCGGAAAGCTGGCCATTGAATATCTTGATTCAAACGGAGTCGATCACTCCCTTGCTCTAAGAAAGAGCCTTGCGACCAGGCTTGCCCTGATCTTTCATGACAAGAACAACGAAAGATCGTTCGAATTCTCCCAAGGACTAGCGGCAGAGAACGTCCTGCCGGATAAAGAATTGCGATCAGCGTGTAGCTCCGGCCCGGGTGTTTTCTACTACGGTTCTTTTCCGTTTGCAAAGGGAAATTCACTGAATGCGTTTGAGAAACATGTGAGGCGGATGCGTGACGCCGGAACCGTCACACTATTTGATCCGAATCTCAGGCTGGAAATTTTCACTTCTCCTTCTGATGCCATAAAGAAATGCCGACGGCTGGCGGCCTTCGCGGATGTCGTGAGATTAAACGTTGAAGAGTTGCTCCATCTGATGCGTCTAACGAACGATTATCGAAACAAGAAATCTTTGATCCGGAAGGCTGCCGCCGCCCTGGCAAAAAAAGGTCCGAGGGCCATCTTCATTACCGATGGAAGCCAAGGGAGCTATTTCTTTTCGGCAGGGGAAATAGAGTATTGCCCCGCGTTCGCCGTTGATGCCGTGGACACCACCGGATGTGGAGACGCTTTCACTGCCGCAGTTATCGCAGAACATCTCTGCACGAAGAAATCTGTCCCGATGCCGGACGTTCTTCTTTTCGCAAATGCGGCCGGAGCTCTCGCCGCTACTAAGATGGGCGGTGGAGACTCGATGCCCACGCGACAATCAGTGGAGGAATTCGTGAAAATTCGCGAATCAAACAGGGGAAGTTCCGATGTCCCCAGGTCTTTTACCTCAAATCACGAACAGAATCATTTTTCTATTTAA
- a CDS encoding T9SS type A sorting domain-containing protein — protein MNKVKLSFWSTLAVLLMGVLFGPLNILAQTNYTLKQIAGFEGSVPSFWNMGNHPSGSTLTWATDQSLSMGHSIEIQKSATSDSASWISDNMCDIWSPTVTANVDLLFGAMVKTSGVNTSPTSDDQKWYIAYSFYDSAGTLIGTFKLPIDQTQATSTSWIADTTSVGEVSLPRAAWKMILSFVGGKNATGTVWADNFIFTGRGTWAGQDWNTSLGVPTGWYYWLPPNGGNDGLINSGFENTVVTNSTAHSGNYSLEFNMPAGRDAHDGYVGTHRLPFSAIDPTIKPGDVIQISVWIKGSNLLPDSAAAHPTTWSVGITPQFVTKLGNNDGYDGTGSDYNFTFPNVTSFDWTKYTVDVPVPTNPATSGLEIRLHVYSTFTGTVYFDDMSVTKISNPTFSEIAGFEANEPAFWYMGNNPGNSTMSWATDQSVSLGHSLKIQKGVTSDSAAWVSENMCDIWSPDVPANVDLLFGAWVKTQNVNTNPTSDDQKWYIAYTFYDTNGVLIGTVELPINQSLASSSTWIADTTTVGQISLPKDAYKMILSFVGGRNATGTVWADNFIFTGRGTWAGQDWNTSLGVPTGWYYWLPPNGGNDGLLNSGFENTVVTNEAAHSGSYSLKFVMPAGRDTHDGFVSTHRMPFTYIDSTIHPGDYLTVGIWIKASNLLPDSAAAHPGQWGVGITPQFFTQLGNNDGFSGTGPDSVFTLPAVTSFDWTQFFIGFQVPSDKVYTGAEFRIHIYSLFSGTVYFDDMTVQEGLTGVKDIGKLIPAKFEVFQNYPNPFNPTTTVSYALPNPSLVKVVIYDILGREVKTLVDDKQGPGVHNVIWGGLNNSGQQVASGIYIIRVTAGSNVQVKKMLLLK, from the coding sequence ATGAACAAAGTTAAACTTTCCTTCTGGTCCACGTTGGCTGTTCTCTTGATGGGTGTTTTGTTTGGTCCGCTAAATATTTTAGCTCAGACAAATTACACATTAAAGCAGATAGCCGGCTTTGAAGGGAGCGTGCCGTCTTTTTGGAATATGGGTAACCACCCATCAGGCAGCACTCTTACCTGGGCTACCGACCAGTCTCTTTCTATGGGGCACTCTATAGAAATACAAAAGAGTGCAACATCGGATTCTGCATCCTGGATTTCAGACAATATGTGCGATATCTGGTCGCCGACGGTTACTGCGAACGTTGATCTTTTATTCGGTGCCATGGTTAAGACGTCGGGAGTAAATACAAGTCCGACCTCCGACGATCAGAAGTGGTACATCGCATACAGTTTCTATGATAGTGCTGGGACTTTAATCGGCACCTTTAAACTTCCCATAGATCAAACGCAGGCGACTAGCACAAGCTGGATAGCTGATACAACAAGCGTAGGAGAAGTCTCGCTCCCCAGAGCTGCGTGGAAAATGATTCTCAGTTTTGTCGGCGGTAAAAATGCAACCGGAACTGTTTGGGCTGACAATTTTATTTTTACCGGAAGAGGAACCTGGGCTGGTCAAGATTGGAATACATCTTTAGGGGTGCCTACAGGCTGGTACTATTGGCTGCCGCCAAATGGTGGAAATGACGGGCTAATAAATTCCGGATTCGAAAATACAGTAGTCACAAACTCAACCGCTCATTCCGGAAACTATTCTTTGGAATTCAATATGCCGGCAGGCAGGGATGCACATGATGGTTATGTTGGTACTCATCGTTTGCCATTTAGTGCAATCGATCCAACCATTAAACCCGGAGATGTTATTCAAATAAGCGTTTGGATTAAAGGAAGTAATTTGCTCCCTGATTCAGCTGCCGCTCATCCAACTACATGGTCAGTCGGGATTACCCCACAGTTCGTTACTAAGCTTGGTAACAACGACGGCTATGATGGCACAGGAAGTGATTATAATTTCACATTTCCAAATGTTACTTCATTTGATTGGACAAAATATACTGTCGATGTTCCGGTTCCGACAAATCCAGCTACTTCGGGTTTGGAAATCCGGCTTCATGTTTATTCCACTTTTACGGGTACAGTGTATTTTGATGACATGAGTGTTACAAAGATTTCTAATCCGACATTTTCAGAAATTGCCGGATTTGAGGCTAATGAGCCGGCATTCTGGTACATGGGAAATAATCCCGGTAATAGCACAATGAGTTGGGCTACTGATCAATCGGTGTCATTGGGACACTCTCTTAAAATTCAAAAAGGCGTTACAAGCGACTCTGCTGCATGGGTCTCAGAAAACATGTGCGATATCTGGTCGCCCGATGTTCCTGCAAATGTTGATCTACTCTTCGGAGCTTGGGTAAAGACTCAAAATGTCAATACAAATCCGACATCAGATGATCAGAAGTGGTATATCGCTTACACGTTTTATGATACTAATGGTGTATTGATCGGCACTGTTGAACTACCGATTAATCAATCGCTAGCCTCAAGTTCCACATGGATTGCAGATACTACCACCGTTGGTCAGATATCTTTACCGAAAGACGCTTACAAAATGATTCTCAGTTTTGTCGGCGGCAGAAATGCAACCGGAACTGTTTGGGCTGACAATTTTATTTTTACCGGAAGAGGAACCTGGGCTGGTCAAGATTGGAATACATCTTTAGGGGTGCCTACAGGCTGGTACTATTGGCTGCCACCAAATGGTGGAAATGACGGACTATTAAATTCCGGATTTGAAAATACCGTCGTTACAAATGAGGCAGCACATAGCGGAAGCTATTCGCTGAAATTTGTAATGCCTGCAGGAAGAGATACGCATGATGGCTTTGTAAGCACTCATAGAATGCCTTTCACTTATATTGATTCGACGATTCATCCTGGTGATTATCTCACAGTCGGTATCTGGATTAAAGCAAGCAATCTGTTACCGGATTCTGCAGCTGCACATCCGGGGCAATGGGGTGTTGGAATAACCCCCCAATTCTTTACTCAATTGGGAAATAACGATGGCTTTTCTGGAACTGGTCCGGATTCCGTATTTACTTTACCGGCTGTTACATCATTTGATTGGACTCAATTCTTTATTGGTTTTCAGGTACCCAGTGACAAGGTTTATACGGGTGCGGAATTTCGCATTCATATATATTCCTTGTTTAGCGGTACAGTCTATTTTGATGACATGACAGTTCAAGAGGGTCTCACCGGGGTCAAAGATATCGGCAAATTAATTCCGGCAAAGTTCGAAGTTTTCCAGAATTATCCAAATCCGTTTAATCCGACAACCACCGTTAGTTATGCGTTGCCTAATCCTTCGCTTGTCAAAGTAGTAATTTATGATATTCTTGGACGTGAAGTGAAAACGCTCGTCGACGATAAGCAGGGACCTGGGGTTCACAATGTTATCTGGGGCGGATTAAATAATTCCGGACAACAAGTAGCCAGCGGAATTTATATTATTAGAGTTACCGCCGGTAGTAATGTTCAAGTAAAAAAGATGCTTTTGTTGAAGTAA